One part of the Actinomyces howellii genome encodes these proteins:
- the efp gene encoding elongation factor P, translating to MATTNDLKNGLVLNLEGQLWQVVEFQHVKPGKGPAFVRTKIKNVLSGKTVDKTFNAGLKIETATVDRRDMQYSYKDGEDFVFMDVKSYEQTYVGADVVGEAASLMLEGQEVIVAFHEDTVLFIELPAAVVLTVAHTEPGLQGDRSSAGTKPATLETGAEIQVPLFLNTGDRVKVDTRSRSYISRVSD from the coding sequence GTGGCAACGACGAACGACCTGAAGAACGGCCTCGTGCTCAACCTCGAGGGCCAGCTGTGGCAGGTGGTCGAGTTCCAGCACGTCAAGCCCGGCAAGGGACCGGCCTTCGTGCGCACCAAGATCAAGAACGTCCTGTCGGGCAAGACCGTCGACAAGACCTTCAACGCGGGGCTCAAGATCGAGACCGCGACGGTCGACCGCAGGGACATGCAGTACTCCTACAAGGACGGCGAGGACTTCGTGTTCATGGACGTGAAGTCCTATGAGCAGACCTACGTCGGAGCCGACGTCGTGGGCGAGGCCGCCTCCCTCATGCTCGAGGGCCAGGAGGTCATCGTGGCCTTCCACGAGGACACCGTGCTGTTCATCGAGCTGCCCGCCGCGGTCGTGCTCACCGTCGCCCACACCGAGCCCGGCCTCCAGGGCGACCGCTCCTCGGCCGGCACCAAGCCCGCCACGCTCGAGACCGGCGCTGAGATCCAGGTGCCCCTGTTCCTCAACACCGGTGACAGGGTCAAGGTCGACACCCGCAGCCGGTCCTACATCAGCCGCGTCTCCGACTGA
- the pyrR gene encoding bifunctional pyr operon transcriptional regulator/uracil phosphoribosyltransferase PyrR, giving the protein MAETLSTGKKQILGAAEIQRSLVRIAHEIIERNRGVDDVIVLGIPSGGVPLAQRLAEALAIAVQEGGESSGTVTIPVGTLDITMFRDDLGRHPIRVPQPTRVPGGSIEGRTVVLVDDVLYSGRTIRAALDALGSIGRAEAVQLAVLVDRGHRQLPIRADYVGKNLPTSRTEKVVVSLTELGAQADAVTIEEALS; this is encoded by the coding sequence GTGGCCGAAACACTGTCCACCGGGAAGAAGCAGATCCTCGGCGCAGCCGAGATCCAGCGGTCCCTCGTCCGCATCGCTCATGAGATCATCGAGCGGAACCGAGGCGTTGACGACGTCATCGTCCTCGGTATCCCCTCCGGAGGAGTCCCCCTCGCCCAGCGCCTCGCCGAGGCCCTGGCCATCGCGGTCCAGGAGGGAGGTGAGTCCTCAGGCACCGTGACGATCCCGGTCGGCACGCTCGACATCACGATGTTCCGTGACGACCTCGGCCGCCACCCCATCAGGGTGCCCCAGCCCACCCGCGTCCCCGGTGGCTCCATCGAGGGGCGCACCGTCGTCCTGGTCGACGACGTCCTGTACTCGGGACGCACCATCCGCGCCGCACTCGACGCCCTGGGCTCCATCGGCCGGGCGGAGGCGGTCCAGCTGGCCGTCCTGGTCGACCGCGGGCACAGGCAGCTGCCCATCCGGGCCGACTACGTCGGCAAGAACCTGCCCACCTCACGCACCGAGAAGGTCGTCGTCTCCCTCACCGAGCTCGGGGCCCAGGCCGACGCCGTCACCATCGAGGAGGCCCTGTCATGA
- a CDS encoding aspartate carbamoyltransferase catalytic subunit has product MKHLLNAKDLTHDEAVAFLDTAEAMAATQRHAVKKLPTLRGKTVVNLFFEDSTRTRLSFEAAAKRLSADVINFSAKGSSVSKGESLKDTAQTIMAMGADAVVMRHSACGAAHLLAHAGWIDVPVLNAGDGTHQHPTQALLDAMTLRRWYAPEGAADGSPSPQGRDLSGAKVIIVGDILHSRVARSNVDLLHTLGAQVTLVAPPTLLPVGMEDWPCEVSYDLDASIEAIGPDAVMMLRVQRERMSAAGGGFFPSPAEYAQAYGLNLARREAMPDNAIVMHPGPMNRGLEITAEAADDPRSRIIEQVGNGVSVRMAALYLLLADEGNQL; this is encoded by the coding sequence ATGAAGCACCTGCTCAACGCCAAGGACCTGACCCACGACGAGGCGGTCGCCTTCCTCGACACCGCCGAGGCCATGGCCGCCACCCAGCGCCACGCCGTCAAGAAGCTGCCGACGCTGCGCGGCAAGACGGTGGTCAACCTTTTCTTCGAGGACTCCACCCGGACCCGCCTGTCCTTCGAGGCGGCGGCCAAGCGCCTGAGCGCCGACGTCATCAACTTCTCCGCCAAGGGCTCGAGCGTGTCCAAGGGCGAGTCCCTCAAGGACACCGCCCAGACCATCATGGCCATGGGGGCCGACGCCGTGGTCATGCGGCACTCGGCCTGCGGGGCGGCGCACCTGCTCGCCCACGCCGGCTGGATCGACGTCCCGGTCCTCAACGCCGGCGACGGCACGCACCAGCACCCCACCCAGGCCCTGCTCGACGCGATGACGCTGCGTCGCTGGTACGCCCCCGAGGGCGCCGCCGACGGCAGCCCCTCGCCCCAGGGGCGCGACCTGAGCGGTGCCAAGGTCATCATCGTCGGCGACATCCTGCACTCCCGGGTCGCCCGTTCCAACGTCGACCTCCTCCACACGCTGGGCGCCCAGGTCACCCTCGTCGCTCCGCCGACCCTCCTTCCGGTGGGGATGGAGGACTGGCCCTGCGAGGTCTCCTACGACCTCGACGCCTCCATCGAGGCCATCGGCCCCGACGCGGTCATGATGCTCCGGGTCCAGCGCGAGCGCATGAGCGCCGCCGGAGGGGGGTTCTTCCCCAGCCCCGCCGAGTACGCCCAGGCCTACGGGCTCAACCTCGCCCGCCGCGAGGCCATGCCGGACAACGCCATCGTCATGCACCCCGGACCGATGAACCGCGGCCTGGAGATCACGGCCGAGGCCGCCGACGACCCGCGCTCGCGCATCATCGAGCAGGTCGGCAACGGGGTCTCCGTGCGCATGGCCGCCCTCTACCTCCTCCTCGCCGACGAAGGGAACCAGCTGTGA
- the aroB gene encoding 3-dehydroquinate synthase, with protein MSHRHVPVVSLDPERLPLVLVGLPGAGKTTVARLLATALGVVVTDTDAEIRRRARLTIPQIFDTEGETGFRARETRALRAVLTGEAAAQGVVALGGGGILRPENRAMLAGRTVIYLEASPATAAGHVGDGAGRPLVSASSDSDSTEAAHEKVFASVLARMEVLHAERAPLYAEVATHTVPIDGLSPEQVAALVLVALGTGPGRTAKALAMASAQHAPVARVPQGPAFVPDAEGTTRVHVSGQRSYEVVIGHGLDEEVDRAVRSAPGAGAGGIAVVHPRALGAVARRYEAVLASRGLRVTRIEVPGGERAKRSNVLDSLWESLGDFRLGRDGMLIGVGGGATTDLVGFAAATWLRGVPVLQVPTTLLAMVDAAVGGKTGIDTGAGKNLVGAFHPPTAVIADLDALRSLPVDDLRSGLGEVVKCGFIADPVILDRILADPADCLRWDSPVLAELVARSARVKAAVVGEDLTEAGLREVLNYGHTYAHAVEKVTSYGWRHGEAVAVGCVFAAHVANRMGRLDHDTVALHRQALEAVGLPTSFPEGAGRLEDLVHAMLSDKKVRAGAIRMVLLDSLARPVRGVVPDATDLRAAHEAVTTGAPTRTAGTS; from the coding sequence ATGAGCCACCGTCATGTCCCCGTCGTCTCCCTTGATCCCGAGCGTCTTCCCCTCGTGCTCGTCGGACTGCCCGGAGCGGGCAAGACCACGGTCGCCAGGCTCTTGGCGACCGCCCTGGGAGTCGTCGTCACCGACACGGACGCCGAGATCCGCAGGCGTGCCCGACTGACCATCCCGCAGATCTTCGACACCGAGGGGGAGACCGGCTTCCGGGCCCGGGAGACGCGTGCGCTCCGGGCGGTGCTCACCGGCGAGGCCGCCGCCCAGGGCGTGGTCGCCCTCGGTGGCGGCGGCATCCTGCGCCCGGAGAACCGGGCGATGCTGGCAGGCCGCACCGTCATCTACCTCGAGGCGTCCCCGGCTACCGCCGCCGGGCACGTCGGCGACGGCGCGGGCCGGCCGCTGGTGAGCGCCAGCTCGGACTCCGACTCCACCGAGGCCGCCCACGAGAAGGTCTTCGCCAGCGTCCTGGCGCGCATGGAGGTCCTCCACGCCGAGCGCGCCCCGCTGTACGCCGAGGTCGCCACGCACACCGTCCCCATCGACGGGCTCAGCCCCGAGCAGGTGGCGGCCCTCGTCCTGGTGGCCCTGGGCACCGGTCCGGGACGCACCGCCAAGGCCCTGGCCATGGCCTCGGCCCAGCACGCCCCCGTGGCCCGCGTGCCCCAGGGACCTGCCTTCGTCCCCGACGCCGAGGGAACCACCCGGGTGCACGTGTCGGGCCAGCGGTCCTACGAGGTCGTCATCGGCCACGGCCTCGACGAGGAGGTCGACCGGGCCGTGCGCTCGGCCCCCGGCGCCGGCGCCGGAGGGATAGCGGTCGTCCACCCCCGTGCCCTGGGCGCGGTCGCTCGGCGCTATGAGGCGGTCCTGGCCTCCCGCGGCCTGCGCGTCACCCGCATCGAGGTGCCCGGGGGCGAGCGCGCCAAGCGCTCCAACGTCCTGGACTCGCTGTGGGAGTCCCTGGGCGACTTCCGGCTCGGCAGGGACGGGATGCTCATCGGTGTCGGCGGCGGCGCCACGACGGACCTGGTCGGCTTCGCCGCGGCCACCTGGCTGCGCGGGGTGCCCGTCCTCCAGGTGCCCACGACGCTGCTCGCGATGGTCGATGCCGCCGTGGGCGGCAAGACCGGCATCGACACGGGCGCGGGCAAGAACCTCGTCGGTGCCTTCCACCCCCCCACAGCCGTCATCGCCGACCTCGACGCCCTGCGGAGCCTTCCGGTCGACGACCTGCGCTCAGGGCTCGGTGAGGTCGTCAAGTGCGGGTTCATCGCCGATCCTGTCATCCTCGACCGGATCCTGGCGGACCCCGCCGACTGCCTGCGCTGGGACTCCCCGGTGCTGGCCGAGCTCGTCGCCCGCTCGGCGCGTGTCAAGGCCGCCGTCGTCGGCGAGGACCTCACCGAGGCGGGACTGCGCGAGGTGCTCAACTACGGCCACACCTACGCCCACGCCGTGGAGAAGGTGACCTCCTACGGCTGGCGCCACGGCGAGGCCGTGGCGGTGGGCTGCGTCTTCGCCGCGCACGTGGCCAACCGCATGGGACGCCTCGACCACGACACCGTCGCGCTGCACCGCCAGGCCCTCGAGGCGGTCGGGCTGCCCACGTCCTTCCCCGAGGGCGCCGGCCGGCTCGAGGACCTCGTCCACGCGATGCTCTCGGACAAGAAGGTACGTGCCGGCGCCATCCGGATGGTCCTGCTCGACTCCCTGGCCAGGCCGGTGCGCGGTGTCGTCCCGGACGCCACGGACCTGCGTGCCGCCCACGAGGCGGTCACCACGGGCGCTCCGACACGCACCGCCGGGACCTCATGA
- a CDS encoding alkaline phosphatase, with amino-acid sequence MLYSGAEVLMGTGHPGYTDDHAPRTADYTWIDPGDYSSLIGGKTPLSFIEERSQFEALADAGLAPTQEQCRAAIGTRPVAGIAQVAETLQERRAGGTASDIELGVTPRNDVPSLATMTRGALNRLSTDSNGMFLMVEGGAVDWAGHSNFTNHLIEEQTDFNEAVQAVVDWVETSSSWEETLVIVTADHETGYLAGVEANPNWTPMAGQADRLPEVTWHSGNHTNALVPFYVRGNGADLLIDAADEHEPVRGPYLDNAEMGAIIQEIMTANAVSQSTGALTDPCAGIADPGAPTPSPVPSDSPAPTTPAPTPSLDPTTPPSPADGSDHGTQPDPGRSAGTTTPSEAGARTSRPRRTGSPAAGTGSAGQRSALARTGGPAVLPALALVGPLVGAGALVLGRRRADRDAQG; translated from the coding sequence ATGCTGTACTCCGGCGCGGAGGTCCTCATGGGCACAGGGCACCCGGGGTACACCGACGACCACGCCCCACGCACCGCCGACTACACGTGGATCGACCCCGGAGACTACTCCTCCCTCATCGGTGGCAAGACCCCCTTGTCCTTCATCGAGGAGCGCTCCCAGTTCGAGGCTCTGGCCGACGCCGGCCTGGCCCCGACCCAGGAGCAGTGCCGCGCGGCCATCGGCACCCGGCCGGTAGCAGGGATCGCGCAGGTCGCCGAGACCCTTCAGGAACGCCGTGCCGGGGGCACGGCCAGCGACATCGAGCTCGGCGTCACCCCGCGCAACGACGTCCCCTCCCTGGCGACGATGACCCGTGGGGCGCTCAACCGGCTCTCGACGGACTCCAACGGGATGTTCCTCATGGTCGAGGGGGGCGCCGTCGACTGGGCAGGGCACTCGAACTTCACGAACCACCTCATCGAGGAGCAGACCGACTTCAACGAGGCCGTCCAGGCGGTTGTCGACTGGGTCGAGACGAGCTCGTCGTGGGAGGAGACCCTCGTCATCGTCACCGCCGACCACGAGACCGGCTACCTCGCCGGTGTCGAGGCCAACCCGAACTGGACGCCGATGGCGGGCCAGGCCGACCGCCTGCCCGAGGTGACCTGGCACTCGGGGAACCACACGAACGCCCTCGTGCCCTTCTACGTGCGGGGCAACGGCGCCGATCTTCTCATCGACGCCGCTGACGAGCACGAACCGGTGCGAGGTCCCTACCTGGACAACGCCGAGATGGGCGCCATCATCCAGGAGATCATGACCGCCAACGCGGTGTCCCAGTCCACCGGCGCCCTGACCGACCCCTGCGCGGGGATCGCCGACCCGGGCGCGCCGACGCCCAGCCCCGTGCCGAGCGACAGCCCGGCCCCGACCACGCCTGCACCCACCCCGAGCCTCGACCCGACCACGCCGCCCTCACCCGCCGACGGGAGCGATCACGGCACGCAGCCGGACCCAGGGCGCAGCGCCGGCACGACCACGCCTTCCGAGGCCGGTGCGCGCACCTCCCGCCCTCGACGGACCGGATCCCCAGCAGCTGGCACCGGCTCGGCCGGACAGCGCTCCGCGCTGGCCCGCACGGGCGGCCCCGCCGTCCTACCGGCTCTCGCGCTCGTGGGCCCGCTTGTCGGGGCGGGGGCTCTGGTGCTGGGTCGTCGTCGCGCGGACCGAGACGCTCAGGGCTGA
- a CDS encoding S8 family serine peptidase codes for MAPDALLASYRVFGCTGSTTDDVIIAALERASADGMDVVNLSLGTDFSIWTGSPLAVAADNLASQGIIVVASQGNSGSDATWGTGSVAAARSVIAVGSVDNAVLLSPYLTVSSDPGRKIHYLPALAPAPTVTPDDSVAIALVAAGDRAVDGADEASDPSVLCEPRADASLAGAAVLVAGGGCSPTDKLRHAQDAGASVLIVEVDDPTSGIVVDETVATIPAISIGPEDAAAVRGSLTTGTTVTFSEGVVGVDAPSAGLVSWFSSAGPNDELALKPDVVAPGGNIWSSRPIDNGRPRGLESGTSMAAPHVAGAAALILQAHPELVERDDLGAYEAVAWRLRSTATPVPRAGAGNDATEPEAVVRQGAGLVAVDRAITATTEPVPSVLNLGEAHEHPHGATRSLTLANHSSTPVTYTLDHTDAVSVPAEVYSSQDGATGPATVSTDGTTVTVPASGVTEVEVVITAPEGIADGRLYGGWLVATPTDGADPGAVVRVPFLGVGGDLSRAGVLGPMNQVLNEDGLEVDTSTYVFGRSSRSTDGLYTDRPVIRDDLRVPYASGRVDLLEVRADGSTRRLGQVPVFVNWTGPFFGRTSVWDGSYLDERSIPRQAPSGSYRLRLQVLPVGADAHDEEQWVAWTSPTITIDWRTDPYLPQSGLQVVSPRGAQELVDDVFTFAAPGQSSWDIDLGVMSEVTAVQLTPYQYNWLDRAQEWTAWTSTDGEHWVPAGRGSVAPFQVAPSVIDLGTAVGARFVRVELAQGDSGTGEVMAVAEVRVAGRPTAESTSGSTRGTAPVLAVTEGGSARPGALPVASTLRPGDRGPLARAGASAGHLAQALGCLVAGTVVLVAVRRRDRVTRR; via the coding sequence GTGGCACCCGATGCCCTCCTGGCCTCCTACCGCGTCTTCGGCTGCACCGGCAGCACGACCGACGACGTGATCATCGCCGCCCTCGAGCGGGCGAGCGCAGACGGCATGGACGTGGTCAACCTCTCCCTGGGCACGGACTTCAGCATCTGGACGGGCTCCCCGCTGGCCGTCGCCGCGGACAACCTCGCCTCCCAGGGCATCATCGTCGTCGCATCCCAGGGCAACTCCGGATCCGACGCCACATGGGGCACGGGATCAGTGGCCGCCGCCCGCTCGGTCATCGCGGTGGGCAGCGTCGACAACGCCGTCCTGCTCTCCCCCTACCTCACCGTGTCCTCCGACCCGGGGCGCAAGATCCACTACCTGCCCGCCCTGGCGCCTGCCCCGACGGTGACGCCGGACGACTCGGTCGCCATCGCGCTCGTGGCTGCCGGGGACCGCGCCGTCGACGGGGCCGACGAGGCCTCCGACCCCTCCGTGCTCTGCGAGCCCCGGGCCGACGCGAGCCTGGCCGGAGCAGCGGTTCTTGTCGCCGGGGGCGGGTGCAGCCCCACCGACAAGCTCCGTCACGCCCAGGACGCCGGGGCCAGCGTGCTCATCGTGGAGGTGGACGACCCCACCTCGGGGATCGTCGTCGACGAGACGGTCGCGACGATCCCGGCGATCAGCATCGGGCCCGAGGACGCGGCAGCGGTCCGGGGCTCGCTGACCACGGGAACGACCGTCACCTTCTCCGAGGGCGTGGTCGGCGTCGACGCGCCGAGCGCCGGCCTCGTGTCCTGGTTCTCCTCAGCGGGTCCCAACGACGAGCTCGCGCTCAAGCCCGACGTCGTGGCGCCGGGGGGCAACATCTGGTCGAGCCGCCCGATCGACAACGGCCGGCCCCGCGGGCTGGAGTCGGGAACGTCGATGGCGGCACCTCACGTCGCGGGGGCGGCGGCCCTCATCCTCCAGGCGCATCCTGAGCTTGTTGAGCGTGACGACCTGGGCGCCTACGAGGCGGTGGCCTGGAGGCTGAGGTCGACCGCGACGCCGGTTCCTCGGGCAGGGGCCGGGAACGACGCGACCGAGCCCGAGGCGGTGGTCCGCCAGGGAGCGGGGCTGGTGGCCGTCGACCGGGCCATCACGGCGACGACCGAACCTGTGCCGAGCGTGCTCAACCTCGGTGAGGCGCATGAGCACCCTCACGGGGCGACTCGCAGCCTCACGCTCGCCAACCACTCCTCGACGCCGGTGACCTACACCCTCGACCACACCGACGCGGTGAGCGTGCCCGCCGAGGTGTACTCGAGCCAGGACGGCGCGACCGGGCCCGCGACGGTGTCCACCGACGGCACGACCGTGACCGTGCCCGCCAGCGGCGTCACCGAGGTCGAGGTCGTCATCACCGCCCCCGAGGGGATCGCCGACGGTCGTCTCTACGGAGGCTGGCTCGTGGCCACGCCGACCGACGGGGCGGATCCCGGTGCGGTGGTCCGGGTCCCCTTCCTCGGAGTCGGCGGCGACCTCAGCCGGGCAGGGGTCTTGGGCCCCATGAACCAGGTCCTCAACGAGGACGGCCTCGAGGTCGACACCTCGACCTACGTCTTCGGCCGCTCCTCACGGAGCACTGACGGCCTCTACACCGACCGCCCGGTGATCCGTGATGACCTCCGAGTCCCGTACGCATCGGGGCGAGTCGACCTGCTCGAGGTCCGAGCCGACGGCTCGACCCGCAGGCTCGGGCAGGTGCCCGTGTTCGTGAACTGGACGGGGCCCTTCTTCGGCCGGACCTCGGTGTGGGACGGAAGCTACCTGGATGAGCGGTCGATCCCGCGGCAGGCCCCGTCGGGAAGCTACCGGCTGCGCCTCCAGGTCCTGCCGGTCGGGGCGGACGCCCACGACGAGGAGCAGTGGGTGGCGTGGACCTCCCCGACGATCACGATCGACTGGCGGACCGATCCCTACCTCCCTCAGTCCGGGCTGCAGGTGGTGTCCCCCCGCGGAGCGCAGGAGCTGGTCGACGACGTGTTCACCTTCGCAGCCCCCGGCCAGTCCTCGTGGGACATCGACCTGGGCGTGATGTCCGAGGTGACCGCCGTCCAGCTCACGCCGTACCAGTACAACTGGCTCGATCGTGCCCAGGAGTGGACGGCATGGACCTCGACCGACGGCGAGCACTGGGTTCCTGCCGGGCGAGGAAGCGTCGCCCCGTTCCAGGTGGCCCCGTCCGTCATCGACCTGGGCACGGCGGTCGGTGCACGGTTCGTCCGCGTCGAGCTGGCGCAGGGTGACTCCGGGACGGGCGAGGTCATGGCCGTCGCCGAGGTCCGGGTGGCCGGGCGGCCGACCGCTGAGTCGACCAGTGGGTCGACACGGGGTACGGCGCCCGTCCTGGCGGTGACGGAGGGTGGCTCGGCTCGCCCTGGTGCCCTTCCCGTGGCGAGCACGTTGCGGCCCGGTGACCGTGGCCCGCTGGCCCGTGCCGGAGCGAGCGCAGGCCACCTGGCGCAGGCTCTCGGATGCCTCGTGGCCGGGACGGTCGTGCTCGTGGCCGTGCGCCGCCGGGACCGCGTGACGAGGCGGTGA
- a CDS encoding FMN-binding negative transcriptional regulator translates to MYVPQHFELGAERTRALLVTPGVGNLVTVHDQGPLATLVPFYLDESRDVLVTHLVRNNPQVREPMTGPGMVLLDDVDAYVAPAYYATNEETPNVPTWDYVTVHVWGPVHVDPSPQRSLEVAQALTQRMEREDVLTPVGRDKLERMARAIVAVEVGIERVQGKAKMSQNRHPDDVRSLIDHMERLGEHDIVRFLQEVSLPYAEARFATIARLRGARSLEEEIRSFH, encoded by the coding sequence ATGTACGTGCCACAGCACTTCGAGCTCGGAGCGGAGCGCACGCGCGCCCTGCTGGTCACCCCCGGCGTCGGCAACCTCGTCACCGTCCACGACCAGGGGCCGCTGGCCACCCTCGTGCCCTTCTACCTCGATGAGTCCCGCGACGTGCTGGTCACCCACCTCGTGCGCAACAACCCTCAGGTCCGCGAGCCGATGACCGGGCCGGGCATGGTCCTCCTCGACGACGTCGACGCCTACGTCGCCCCGGCGTACTACGCCACGAACGAGGAGACTCCCAACGTCCCCACCTGGGACTACGTCACCGTCCACGTGTGGGGGCCGGTGCACGTCGACCCGAGCCCGCAGCGCTCCCTCGAGGTCGCCCAGGCCCTGACCCAGCGCATGGAGCGTGAGGACGTCCTGACCCCGGTGGGCCGTGACAAGCTCGAGCGCATGGCGCGTGCCATCGTGGCCGTCGAGGTCGGCATCGAGCGGGTCCAGGGCAAGGCGAAGATGAGCCAGAACCGCCACCCCGACGACGTGCGCAGCCTCATCGACCACATGGAGCGCCTGGGGGAGCACGACATCGTCCGCTTCCTCCAGGAGGTCTCCCTGCCCTACGCCGAGGCGCGCTTCGCCACGATCGCCAGGCTGCGCGGGGCGCGGAGCCTGGAGGAGGAGATCCGCTCCTTCCACTGA
- a CDS encoding shikimate kinase, translating to MSPTRRAGVILIGPPGAGCTSVGSALARRRGLGFADLGQVVAQDLGTTPELALVAVPEDRYRCQEAARAVELIARARAEGTVLALGSGCLGRAEVRRALSAPGGPGAQVVALTATPRTLATRTGMDAPRSVALGAVHHAFVVMARERDQLCRELADLVVDTTDAQVAQTVERIG from the coding sequence ATGAGCCCGACCAGGCGCGCCGGGGTGATCCTCATCGGCCCGCCCGGGGCCGGGTGCACGAGCGTGGGCAGCGCCCTGGCCCGACGGCGGGGGCTGGGCTTCGCGGACCTGGGTCAGGTCGTCGCCCAGGACCTGGGCACCACCCCCGAGCTCGCCCTCGTGGCCGTCCCCGAGGACCGCTACCGGTGCCAGGAGGCGGCGAGGGCCGTCGAGCTCATCGCCCGCGCCCGTGCCGAGGGTACCGTGCTCGCCCTGGGCTCGGGCTGTCTGGGGCGGGCCGAGGTGAGGCGGGCCCTGTCCGCCCCGGGTGGTCCCGGCGCCCAGGTCGTGGCACTGACCGCCACCCCGAGGACGCTGGCGACCCGGACGGGGATGGACGCCCCCCGCTCGGTGGCCCTGGGAGCCGTGCACCACGCCTTCGTCGTCATGGCGCGCGAGCGCGACCAGCTGTGCCGTGAGCTCGCCGACCTCGTCGTCGACACCACCGACGCCCAGGTGGCCCAGACCGTCGAGCGCATCGGCTGA
- the nusB gene encoding transcription antitermination factor NusB, with the protein MAEHVADSGSCAEGGPSRPVKHAVTARTKARRRAVEVIFEADQRGMLDPGGAGSGDEGGRAAGLRDLAVERAVHSANHTEAPAYARAILAGVAEHLEEVDETIETYAQGWTLARMPAVDRAIARVATWEIVYNDDVDAPVAVDEAMTLARMLSTDDSPRYLGGLLGRIADLADTLR; encoded by the coding sequence ATGGCCGAGCACGTCGCCGACTCCGGCTCCTGTGCCGAGGGCGGTCCCTCCCGCCCGGTCAAGCACGCCGTCACCGCCCGGACCAAGGCCCGCAGGCGGGCTGTCGAGGTCATCTTCGAGGCCGACCAGCGAGGGATGCTCGACCCCGGGGGAGCGGGGTCCGGCGACGAGGGCGGCCGCGCTGCCGGGCTGCGTGACCTCGCAGTGGAGCGCGCCGTCCACTCCGCCAACCACACCGAGGCCCCCGCCTACGCCCGCGCGATCCTGGCGGGGGTGGCAGAGCACCTCGAGGAGGTCGACGAGACCATCGAGACCTACGCCCAGGGCTGGACCCTGGCCCGCATGCCCGCCGTCGACCGCGCCATCGCCCGGGTCGCCACCTGGGAGATCGTCTACAACGACGACGTCGACGCCCCTGTCGCCGTCGACGAGGCGATGACCCTGGCGCGCATGCTCTCCACAGACGACTCCCCGCGCTACCTCGGCGGGCTCCTGGGCAGGATCGCCGACCTGGCCGACACCCTGCGCTGA
- a CDS encoding S8 family serine peptidase, translated as MGSPRPRRVLAAVLCLLLTGSLGGTMAAATPQDGNGPPGEAASTITVADHDALSGQTVPDRWLVELASPPVADGGSEAVVQAEQAELVEAVEEAGGEVTTEYGELWNGAAVSAGTEDLEEIAALEEVVSIRPVSVIGAHDDEGGINGTGGTDGAGGGGPGLSTVSSTAMIGADIAQSTLGYTGSGMRIGIIDSGIDYDLKELGGSGAPEPQAPAGDGSTSFPNAKVTAGYDFVGDEFNEYSLPEPDAYPGDCSGHGTHVAGIAAGGGAPGARRSAVWHPMPSWPPTASSAAPAARPTT; from the coding sequence ATGGGCTCCCCGCGCCCCCGTCGTGTCCTCGCAGCGGTCCTGTGCCTGCTCCTGACAGGCTCCCTGGGTGGGACCATGGCCGCCGCCACGCCCCAGGACGGGAACGGGCCGCCCGGTGAGGCGGCGTCCACGATCACCGTCGCGGACCACGACGCGTTGAGCGGCCAGACGGTCCCGGACAGGTGGCTCGTCGAGCTCGCCTCCCCGCCGGTGGCCGACGGCGGCTCCGAGGCAGTCGTCCAGGCCGAGCAGGCCGAGCTGGTCGAGGCCGTCGAGGAGGCCGGCGGTGAGGTGACCACCGAGTACGGCGAGCTGTGGAACGGCGCGGCGGTCTCGGCGGGCACTGAGGACCTTGAGGAGATCGCCGCCCTCGAGGAGGTCGTCTCGATCAGGCCGGTGTCGGTGATCGGAGCCCACGACGACGAGGGCGGCATCAACGGTACGGGCGGCACCGACGGCGCAGGCGGCGGTGGCCCCGGGCTGAGCACCGTGTCCTCCACCGCGATGATCGGCGCCGACATCGCCCAGTCCACGCTGGGGTACACCGGCAGCGGGATGAGGATCGGGATCATCGACTCGGGCATCGACTACGACCTCAAGGAGCTCGGGGGCTCGGGAGCCCCCGAGCCACAGGCGCCGGCCGGCGACGGCTCGACGAGCTTTCCCAACGCCAAGGTGACGGCCGGCTACGACTTCGTCGGGGACGAGTTCAACGAGTACTCCCTGCCCGAGCCCGACGCCTACCCCGGCGACTGCAGCGGCCACGGAACGCACGTGGCCGGGATCGCGGCAGGGGGCGGAGCGCCGGGGGCCCGCAGATCCGCGGTGTGGCACCCGATGCCCTCCTGGCCTCCTACCGCGTCTTCGGCTGCACCGGCAGCACGACCGACGACGTGA